Proteins encoded together in one Euryarchaeota archaeon window:
- a CDS encoding response regulator, which yields MNQRTTRGGAQKVYEILLVDDEPEVLDALAMTLKRAKNFQCNIKSFSDPLEAKRELEARPFDMVLADYRMPNMTGVELLKHVHEKYPTTVRALITGYTDVEIAMEAMDQAKIHYYVQKPWNNDELRLTVYEALSGKAGGS from the coding sequence ATGAACCAGAGGACGACAAGAGGCGGGGCGCAGAAGGTGTACGAGATACTGTTGGTCGACGACGAGCCGGAGGTCCTCGACGCCTTGGCGATGACGCTGAAGCGGGCCAAGAACTTCCAGTGCAACATCAAGTCGTTCTCCGACCCTCTTGAGGCGAAAAGGGAGCTCGAAGCCCGGCCCTTCGACATGGTCCTCGCCGATTACCGCATGCCGAACATGACGGGCGTCGAGCTCCTGAAACACGTCCACGAGAAGTACCCGACGACCGTGCGGGCCCTCATCACCGGATACACGGACGTCGAGATCGCCATGGAGGCGATGGACCAGGCGAAGATCCACTATTACGTGCAGAAACCGTGGAACAACGACGAGCTGCGGCTCACGGTGTACGAGGCGTTGTCCGGAAAGGCAGGAGGCTCGTGA
- a CDS encoding helix-turn-helix domain-containing protein: MSLAEVVFEAEKRDYAMCRFTAEHPDVRAIFRPIKWGREENRIRGVLTIVGATEVTNSLVKELKEAGQYEHFEIMSIAPYAIVLSLEAQTTGAGHSGVELAALTFSALGSETILEPIIFDKGKARVTGLCPQVGDTKEALLRLQELQKVQEWTQFRVIRVGTFDPVGFGEKLRPVLDADQEELMMLAISMGYYEVPKRCNLEDIAGRVGLSVSPVHKKLKEIEHTLINSYLDPAYKVVKRRRRTSLGAKSPGAALMREIILRLRLTDFAPAGFTKRYRESRLIYQILEEDTAEKRSTGLFVFVAAQLLFDEFLKSMERGADTISVETLGRDADHLSLRVRQKILQEGIRTGPMVLHELVRRFGRDSYVKPIIIEDGELLVRMVTTRKVSSDDILRGLTELQGAGGIVDFDLLNVKDVTADTAIASIPQQEKITPRQEEVLKIAHAMGYYRTPRECTLEDIAHTLGISTNAVHKNLTAAEQKIACGYFAGTSRS; the protein is encoded by the coding sequence ATGAGCCTCGCGGAGGTCGTCTTCGAGGCGGAGAAACGCGACTACGCGATGTGCCGCTTCACCGCGGAGCACCCGGACGTCCGGGCGATCTTCAGGCCCATAAAGTGGGGTCGCGAGGAGAACCGCATACGGGGTGTCTTGACCATCGTCGGGGCGACCGAGGTGACGAACTCGCTTGTCAAAGAACTCAAGGAGGCGGGCCAGTACGAGCATTTCGAGATCATGTCCATAGCCCCTTATGCGATCGTCCTTTCGCTTGAGGCACAGACCACTGGCGCCGGCCACAGTGGCGTGGAACTTGCCGCCCTCACGTTTTCCGCCCTCGGCTCCGAGACGATCCTCGAGCCCATCATCTTCGACAAAGGGAAGGCCCGGGTGACCGGGCTCTGCCCCCAGGTCGGCGACACGAAGGAAGCGCTCCTTCGCCTCCAGGAGCTCCAGAAGGTGCAGGAGTGGACGCAGTTCCGGGTCATCCGCGTCGGTACGTTCGATCCCGTGGGCTTTGGCGAGAAGCTCCGACCGGTCCTGGACGCCGATCAGGAGGAATTGATGATGCTCGCGATCTCGATGGGTTACTACGAGGTCCCGAAGCGCTGCAACCTCGAGGACATCGCAGGCCGCGTCGGGCTTTCGGTCTCGCCTGTGCACAAGAAACTCAAGGAGATCGAGCACACGCTCATCAACTCCTATCTCGACCCCGCCTACAAGGTCGTGAAGCGGCGCCGCAGGACGTCCTTGGGGGCGAAATCCCCCGGCGCCGCGCTCATGCGCGAGATAATCCTACGCCTCCGGCTCACGGATTTCGCGCCCGCCGGTTTCACCAAACGTTATCGTGAATCGCGCCTTATCTACCAGATCCTCGAGGAGGATACGGCCGAGAAGCGCTCGACGGGGCTCTTCGTCTTCGTCGCCGCACAGTTGTTGTTCGACGAGTTCCTGAAGTCGATGGAACGCGGCGCCGACACGATCTCCGTGGAGACCTTGGGCCGCGACGCCGACCACCTATCGCTACGCGTGAGGCAGAAGATCTTGCAGGAAGGGATCCGGACAGGCCCAATGGTGCTTCATGAACTCGTCCGCCGCTTCGGTCGCGACTCGTACGTGAAGCCCATCATCATCGAGGACGGGGAACTGCTCGTCCGCATGGTCACGACGAGGAAGGTCTCATCTGACGATATCCTTCGCGGCCTCACGGAGCTTCAAGGGGCCGGCGGCATCGTGGATTTCGACCTGTTGAACGTGAAGGACGTGACGGCCGACACGGCAATCGCAAGCATCCCGCAGCAGGAGAAGATCACCCCGCGGCAGGAGGAGGTCTTGAAGATCGCCCACGCCATGGGCTACTACAGGACCCCGAGGGAGTGCACTCTAGAGGACATCGCGCACACGCTCGGCATCAGCACCAACGCGGTGCACAAGAACCTCACGGCCGCGGAGCAGAAGATCGCGTGCGGGTACTTCGCGGGCACCTCGCGGAGTTGA